One Gloeothece verrucosa PCC 7822 DNA window includes the following coding sequences:
- a CDS encoding ferrous iron transporter B — MSHQIAYPEPIEAAITSVESLLSFEPSYSLSRRSIALIILQQDASVWESLGLKKSQYPEIEGIINGVQQDLGEPVAIAIASYRQQLAWQLEKKVLKEPTQSKPPFTETLHRLTVNPLTGFPILLLILYYGVYKFVGEFGAGTLVDAIEGFFEGKINPFVNHLVAAIFPWQPLQDLFANDYGIITLGIRYATAIVLPIVCTFFLMFSFLEDSGYLPRLSLMLDRLFKIMGLSGRAVIPIVLGLGCDTMATLVTRTLETRRERLIATFLLSLAIPCAAQWGVILGLLAQKPAALIFWGGFIFSIFLLAGFLVARILPGKEAGFYIEIPPLRFPKLKNIITKTYVRMKWYFLEILPIFIWASVLIWLGRLTGLFDLIISWIQPVSLALGLPKETAAIFLYGFFRRDYGAAGLFDLQSNMAMNGNQIVVAAIVLTLFLPCVAQLQIMLKERGWKTTTAIVLFIFPFAFIIGYLVNLFLTVTGLSL; from the coding sequence ATGTCACATCAGATTGCTTATCCGGAGCCTATTGAAGCGGCGATCACTTCGGTTGAATCTCTCTTATCTTTTGAGCCGTCTTACTCGCTTTCTAGGCGTAGTATCGCCCTCATAATCTTACAACAAGATGCTTCTGTATGGGAAAGTTTAGGCTTAAAAAAAAGTCAATATCCAGAAATAGAAGGAATTATTAACGGAGTCCAGCAAGACTTAGGAGAACCTGTTGCAATTGCTATTGCTTCTTATCGACAACAACTTGCATGGCAGTTAGAAAAAAAAGTTTTAAAAGAACCCACCCAAAGTAAACCCCCCTTTACAGAAACGTTACACCGCTTAACAGTAAACCCCCTGACAGGCTTTCCCATTTTGCTGCTCATTCTCTACTATGGAGTCTATAAATTTGTTGGAGAATTCGGTGCCGGAACTTTAGTTGATGCCATTGAGGGGTTTTTTGAAGGCAAAATCAACCCTTTTGTTAATCATCTCGTAGCCGCTATTTTTCCCTGGCAACCTTTACAAGATTTATTTGCCAATGACTACGGGATTATTACTCTGGGTATTCGCTACGCCACAGCAATTGTTTTGCCGATAGTCTGTACCTTCTTTTTAATGTTTTCCTTTTTAGAAGACAGTGGTTATTTACCCCGATTATCCCTCATGCTTGACCGCTTATTTAAAATTATGGGTCTCTCGGGACGGGCAGTTATTCCCATTGTTTTAGGATTAGGGTGTGATACGATGGCCACTCTCGTTACACGCACTCTAGAAACCCGAAGAGAGCGCTTAATTGCCACCTTTTTATTATCATTAGCTATTCCCTGCGCGGCTCAATGGGGCGTGATTTTAGGACTGTTGGCACAAAAACCGGCAGCCTTAATATTTTGGGGGGGATTTATTTTTTCTATTTTCTTGTTAGCGGGTTTTTTAGTGGCTCGAATCTTACCCGGAAAAGAAGCAGGATTTTATATCGAAATTCCTCCGTTACGCTTTCCTAAACTGAAAAATATCATCACTAAAACCTATGTCAGGATGAAATGGTATTTCTTAGAAATCCTACCGATATTTATCTGGGCTTCGGTTTTAATTTGGTTAGGTCGTCTGACAGGGTTATTTGATTTAATTATTAGCTGGATACAACCGGTTAGCCTTGCTTTAGGACTGCCAAAAGAAACAGCCGCTATTTTCTTGTATGGCTTTTTTAGACGAGATTATGGCGCAGCAGGATTATTTGATTTACAATCTAATATGGCAATGAATGGTAATCAAATTGTCGTTGCGGCGATTGTTCTTACCCTCTTTTTACCTTGCGTTGCTCAACTGCAAATTATGCTGAAAGAAAGAGGATGGAAAACCACAACGGCAATTGTTTTATTTATCTTTCCCTTTGCGTTTATAATCGGTTATCTGGTTAATTTGTTCTTAACTGTTACGGGATTAAGTTTATGA
- a CDS encoding FeoA family protein, producing the protein MMALSKLKTGDKAVVAPWQTADDALIRKFMTMGIMPGIPITLEQQFPSYIVKVGRTRAAFDRETAQLIYVQEVKRRG; encoded by the coding sequence ATGATGGCATTGTCTAAATTAAAAACTGGAGATAAAGCGGTAGTTGCTCCTTGGCAAACGGCTGATGATGCTCTAATTAGGAAGTTTATGACGATGGGAATTATGCCGGGAATTCCTATTACTTTAGAACAACAGTTTCCTTCTTATATTGTTAAGGTGGGTAGAACTCGTGCGGCTTTTGATCGCGAAACGGCACAATTAATTTATGTTCAGGAGGTTAAAAGAAGGGGTTAA
- a CDS encoding FeoB small GTPase domain-containing protein, with protein MKCHQCSSNCGKTTNPSPNKILQFFRQKSGLPTANLTNIPQIALVGMPNVGKSVLFNALTGTYATVSNYPGTTVEVSRGQTVIDDRQVNVIDTPGMYSLVPITEEERVARDLLLKERVNLAIHVLDAKNLARMLPLTFQLIETEIPVLLALNMMDEARQLEIEINQQKLEEELKIPVVTMAVAQGRGVKELVSRMAKYVTSDCLSGAY; from the coding sequence ATGAAATGTCATCAATGCTCCTCTAATTGTGGCAAGACCACTAACCCCTCTCCCAATAAAATACTGCAATTTTTTCGCCAAAAATCCGGTTTACCGACGGCAAATTTGACCAATATTCCTCAAATCGCCTTAGTAGGAATGCCAAATGTGGGGAAAAGCGTACTATTTAACGCTTTAACAGGAACTTACGCCACAGTTTCCAACTATCCTGGCACAACGGTAGAAGTGTCGAGAGGTCAGACTGTAATTGATGATCGTCAGGTAAATGTGATCGATACTCCTGGAATGTATTCGTTAGTTCCCATCACAGAAGAAGAACGAGTCGCTCGGGATTTATTATTAAAAGAACGGGTAAATTTAGCCATTCATGTCTTAGATGCCAAAAATTTAGCCCGAATGTTACCCCTAACTTTCCAACTCATAGAAACAGAAATACCAGTTTTATTAGCCTTAAATATGATGGATGAAGCACGACAGTTGGAAATAGAGATTAATCAACAAAAACTCGAAGAAGAATTAAAAATACCTGTGGTAACAATGGCAGTTGCTCAAGGTCGTGGTGTCAAAGAATTAGTTTCAAGGATGGCTAAATATGTCACATCAGATTGCTTATCCGGAGCCTATTGA
- a CDS encoding GNAT family N-acetyltransferase — MLTVNSSIDPKKYKLEAIAALIYESGPALFGLIFGRQAISLLTRLVKGEQNHYSYRNLHIAEIEGQVLGVAVMVTAEELHNNRDHKKLLNSWQHLRQKLVYKLIFNRFLKENYPHKSCYVANLAVHPEYRGRGIGTKLLESCLEKAKGLGSTSVWISVDIDNSRAQKLYESVGFKMVETKKMLLFGQAIGSNILVKSL, encoded by the coding sequence TTGTTAACTGTCAATTCCAGCATAGACCCTAAAAAATACAAATTAGAAGCCATTGCCGCTCTCATTTATGAATCAGGACCAGCACTTTTTGGCTTAATATTTGGTCGTCAGGCTATTTCACTGTTAACTCGTTTAGTCAAAGGCGAGCAAAATCATTATAGCTATCGAAATTTACATATCGCTGAAATTGAGGGGCAAGTATTGGGAGTAGCGGTTATGGTAACAGCCGAAGAACTACACAACAATAGAGATCATAAAAAACTCTTGAATAGTTGGCAACATTTAAGGCAGAAGCTTGTATATAAGTTAATTTTTAATCGGTTCCTCAAAGAAAACTATCCTCACAAAAGTTGTTATGTGGCAAATTTAGCCGTACATCCTGAGTATCGAGGGCGCGGCATTGGCACAAAATTACTGGAAAGTTGTCTAGAAAAAGCCAAGGGATTAGGCTCAACTTCGGTGTGGATTAGTGTAGATATTGATAACTCGAGAGCGCAAAAACTTTATGAGTCTGTTGGCTTTAAGATGGTTGAAACAAAAAAAATGTTGCTCTTTGGTCAGGCAATAGGCAGTAATATTTTAGTAAAATCTCTCTAG
- a CDS encoding L-lactate MFS transporter, which yields MDTIKLFGLPARTGRWLIIPLGMAAMLCLGTVYSWSIFRKPLEGWLHVGATASLLPYTIFLAVFAILMPITGFFIDKLGTRVVLAIGGVVMGVGYLLSGFVSNIPLLILTYGGIAGAGVGIAYGVPLVVTARWFPDKKGFAIGLTVLGFGLSPLITAPLTKSLIKQYGIQPAFDILGIAFILLLVGIAFLLREPPAHWQPTSTETVQAKVMPSEGMNVKQMLQSQTFYGLWLCYIIGGFVGLSAIGISSSVAQEIIKLDETTAAISVSLFAIFNGGGRILFGWLTDRIKPKAAAMTTFGLMLFASIIMLYAKAGDTVSYLLGFSIFWLCLGGWLAIAPTATLSFFQAPNYAKNYGIVFTAYGLGALFGSLVAGSIRDFFGSYTYAFYPMAGLAIIGMFIAVFLLKPLPSAVKVKSELLH from the coding sequence CAGGGAGGTGGCTAATTATTCCTCTGGGTATGGCAGCCATGCTGTGCCTTGGTACGGTTTATTCTTGGAGCATCTTTAGAAAACCTTTGGAAGGTTGGCTTCATGTAGGAGCAACAGCAAGCTTATTGCCTTATACAATTTTTTTGGCAGTTTTTGCCATTTTAATGCCTATTACAGGCTTTTTTATCGATAAATTGGGAACTCGCGTTGTACTTGCCATTGGCGGAGTGGTGATGGGTGTTGGCTATCTTCTCTCTGGGTTTGTGAGCAACATTCCTCTGCTGATCTTAACCTATGGAGGCATTGCAGGGGCAGGAGTGGGGATTGCTTACGGAGTGCCTCTGGTGGTCACCGCTAGATGGTTTCCCGATAAGAAAGGATTTGCGATCGGGCTGACAGTGCTTGGTTTTGGTTTATCTCCTTTAATTACTGCCCCTTTAACTAAATCTCTCATCAAGCAATATGGCATACAACCCGCCTTTGACATTTTGGGTATTGCTTTTATCCTGCTGTTAGTCGGGATTGCTTTTTTGCTGAGAGAACCTCCCGCCCATTGGCAACCAACCTCAACGGAAACGGTTCAAGCAAAGGTTATGCCTTCTGAAGGCATGAATGTTAAACAAATGTTGCAAAGCCAGACATTTTACGGCTTGTGGCTGTGTTATATTATTGGCGGCTTTGTCGGACTCTCAGCCATTGGAATTTCTAGCTCTGTCGCCCAAGAAATCATTAAACTTGATGAGACAACAGCAGCTATCAGTGTTTCTTTATTTGCCATTTTTAATGGCGGAGGACGAATTCTTTTTGGGTGGTTGACTGACCGAATTAAACCGAAAGCAGCCGCTATGACTACTTTCGGACTCATGCTATTTGCTTCCATTATAATGCTCTATGCTAAAGCGGGAGATACCGTTTCTTATTTGCTTGGCTTCTCTATATTTTGGCTGTGTTTAGGCGGTTGGTTAGCGATCGCACCTACAGCAACTTTGTCATTTTTCCAAGCCCCAAATTATGCTAAAAACTATGGGATTGTCTTTACAGCCTATGGGTTAGGGGCGTTATTCGGGAGTTTGGTGGCTGGCTCAATTAGAGACTTTTTTGGCAGTTATACTTATGCTTTTTATCCTATGGCAGGACTGGCCATCATCGGAATGTTTATTGCTGTTTTCCTCTTAAAGCCTTTGCCTTCTGCTGTAAAAGTGAAATCAGAGCTATTACATTAG
- a CDS encoding Rpn family recombination-promoting nuclease/putative transposase, whose translation MKTDTIFYSLFEAFPQIFFELIDSSPSEAQNYQFSSVEIKQLAFRLDGVFLPNADLPEKPIYFAEVQFQVDSRFYSRFFAQIFLYLDKTELENDWRGVVIYPSRRVETLSIQRYRELLLSERVTRIYLDELGEISQLSLGLATVKLVTVDEESAIAVGRELVTRSRQQIQDDNQLREILQLIETILIYKLPRSSRQEIEAMFSLSDLKQTKVYQEALEEGREEGREEGREEGERKGREEGRLEGRLEGRNAAKIESVPRLLALGLTIEQIAAALDLTLEQVTQAASNQSENL comes from the coding sequence GTGAAAACTGATACTATTTTCTATAGCCTTTTTGAAGCTTTTCCGCAAATTTTCTTTGAATTAATCGACTCTTCACCATCTGAAGCGCAAAATTATCAATTTTCGTCGGTTGAGATCAAACAATTAGCTTTCCGACTCGATGGGGTTTTTCTGCCAAACGCAGATTTACCCGAGAAACCTATTTATTTTGCTGAAGTGCAATTTCAAGTTGACTCTCGGTTCTATTCTCGTTTTTTTGCTCAGATTTTTCTCTATCTGGATAAAACTGAGTTAGAGAATGATTGGCGGGGAGTGGTTATTTATCCTAGCCGCCGAGTAGAAACGCTTTCGATTCAACGATATAGAGAGTTATTATTGAGTGAGAGAGTCACAAGAATCTATTTAGACGAGTTAGGGGAAATTTCTCAATTATCCTTGGGTTTAGCCACCGTTAAGTTAGTGACAGTGGATGAGGAAAGTGCTATTGCTGTTGGCAGAGAGTTAGTTACTAGAAGTCGACAACAAATACAAGATGATAATCAACTTCGAGAAATTTTACAATTAATAGAAACAATCTTAATCTATAAATTACCCAGAAGCAGCCGCCAGGAGATAGAAGCGATGTTTAGTTTAAGTGATTTAAAGCAGACTAAGGTTTATCAAGAAGCTTTAGAAGAAGGGCGCGAAGAAGGGCGCGAAGAAGGGCGCGAAGAAGGAGAGCGTAAAGGACGCGAAGAAGGACGACTTGAAGGACGACTTGAAGGTCGAAATGCGGCTAAAATAGAATCTGTGCCGCGTTTGTTGGCATTGGGGTTAACTATTGAACAAATAGCCGCCGCTTTAGATTTAACCCTAGAACAAGTCACACAAGCCGCCTCAAATCAATCTGAGAATTTATAG
- a CDS encoding HMA2 domain-containing protein, which produces MEYDVVHQVPGRVRYRIPQLAHDPELVENLQFLLGREEYVTEVRIKPFASSLVVSYQTESLSAEKVQTQLENLFKIADLVFPKEVQKKP; this is translated from the coding sequence GTGGAATATGATGTCGTTCATCAAGTTCCTGGGCGGGTTAGATATCGCATCCCTCAACTAGCTCATGATCCAGAATTAGTAGAGAATTTGCAATTTTTACTAGGGCGTGAAGAGTATGTAACGGAAGTTCGGATTAAACCTTTCGCTAGTTCTCTGGTGGTTAGTTATCAAACAGAATCTTTATCAGCCGAAAAAGTCCAGACACAGCTAGAGAATTTGTTCAAAATAGCTGATCTAGTTTTTCCCAAAGAGGTACAAAAAAAACCCTAA